The Nocardia sp. NBC_00508 nucleotide sequence GCCGGAACCGGTCGAGCTCGGCTACCACCTCTGCTACGGCGACTTCGGTCACCGCCACTTCGCCGAACCCGTCGACGCCGGTAGGCCGGCCGCCGTCGCAGGCCGCATCCTGGCTGGGCTGGACCGGCCCGTCCAGTGGATCCACCTGCCGGTTCCGCGCTCGCGCACCGACGCCGAATACTTCAAACCGCTTGCCGACCTCGTCCTTCCACCCGCAACCGACCTCTATCTCGGCTTGGTCCATGCCACCGACGGTCGATCCGGCGCCCTGCAACGCATCGAAGCCGCCCGCACCGCGGTCACCGATTTCGGCATCGCCACCGAGTGCGGATTGGGCCGCCGCCCAGCAGAGCAGATTCCCATCCTGTTCGACCTGCACGCCGAGTTGGCCGACACGCTGTCCTGAGCGGATCCCCGTGGTGCCGGACCATCATGGAGATCGGTCCGGCACCAATCGGCACCGAGCGCTGAACGGAGTTCTGCGGGTACAGCGTCGACGGCATCTACTGCGAGTTCTGCGTTTTCGATCTCGTACTATTCATCGGCGTTGGGCGCGAAGTCATGTCGTGGCGATAAGGACCATCGGCCTGCCCGGAGGAGCCGACCGAGGAGTGTCCCATGCACGACGTCTACGTAGTGAGTCACCCGCACGCGGAACACTCCGCACGCGATCTCGTCGGCGGGTGGTACGACTCCCGGCTGACGCCACGTGGTCGGCGGGACGCTCGCCTCGTCGCCGAGGAGTTGCAGCGCCGCCGTGACGGCGCGGTGCGGCCGGTGCGGATCACGACGTCCGACCTTGCCCGCTGCACCGAAACCGCGCAGATCCTTGCGGCGACACTCGATGTCCGCGTCACGCCGGACCGCCGGCTGCGCGAGATCAGCTTCGGGGAGGCCGAGGGGCGCCCGAACGACTGGCTCGCGCACCGGCAAGTCCCCGCACCCGACCACGACCGGCTCGACCACCGCGGTCCCATCCCTGGCGCCGAGACGCGGCGCGAGGTCGCGACCCGAGTCGGCGCGTGCGTGCGTGAGCTGATGGCGGACCTCGGCCATGACCACATCGTCGTCACGCACGGCTACGCACAGACATTCGTCATCACCACATGGCTCCTGGTCCCTGTCGAGGCAGCTGGCTTCGCGTCCTTCGCGACCGAGCCCGGCGCGATCACCCACCTGCGGCTCGACGATTACTGGCGCAACCGATCCGTGCTCAGTCTCGCGGATACGTCGCATCTGAACACCGATGGGGTGTAGAGGTCGGGGTGCTGTAGGTCGGCCCTCTAATTGACATAATGTTGATTATCGGCGGCAATCCGGATCGGCCGGCCGAGGCGGGTTGTGCGGACGTATGAACGAATGTGTTGCTGTTCGTCGCCGCTCGGTCATTCGTGAAGTCTGCTCAGCTTGGTTTGTTGCCATTGCACGAGTTGCTCGGTTTGGTTTCTTGCACCCGTGGCAGGATCTTTGCGGTGATAGCAATCGCTGTTGCTGCGAATTTCGCCAACATTTGGCGGCACTGTTGTCCGTTTCATCGGGTTTGGGCCTGCTGTGGGTCTGTCGCTATGCAGGCGAGCTACTCTATGCGCGCTTGTCGTCGCGGGTATTGACGCCGCCCGTAGCACTGTGACCGGCGCGACGTCTGATCTGTGGTCGGCGATAGTTCCGACCCGGTCGTGCTTCAGAGTGCCGGTGTGGGCCGAACCACCCGCATCGCCGTGGCGGTATCTGTCGATGAGGGCAGGCTCCTGTAAGAAGGGGCAGTCGAACGGGATCGGTGTGTGTCGGGTTGCCTCGATGTCGTGTTTACGGCATCTTTACGGATAGGAGCGCCGGGAAGTCTGGTCGGCAAATCCGGCCCGGGATGCGGGTCGGGCGGTCCGGTGATGGGGAGTTTCATGGTGCTCGTGCGCGTGTCTTCTTCGAAAGCATCTCTCCGGTTGGCCGGCGGGCGCGTGTGTGCACCGTCGGGGCCGTCTGGAGTCGTAGGGTGCTGGTGTGCATGCGAGTCAGATAGCCGAGGACTATCCCTCGGTCGGCATGGAGTCCGATGCGCTGGCCGCGGCGCGGCTGTTGGCCGAGCATCGGCTGCCGGGCATCGTGGTGACCGATGGCGACTCGACACCGCGAGCAGTGCTGCCCGCCTCGCAGGTGGTGCGGTTCTTGGTACCGCGGTATGTGCAGGACGACCCGTCGCTGGCCGGGGTGCTGTCGGAATCGATGGCGGATCGGATCGCGGACGGCTTGCGTGGCAAGACCGTCGGCCAGCTGCTGCCGGAACCGAAATCCAAGCCGATACCGCCGGTCGCGCAAGCCGACGACACCATCGTCGAAGTCGCCGCGCTGATGGCCCGCTGCCGATGCCCGTTGATCGCGGTGGTCGACGAGGGACGGATGATCGGCGTGATCACCGCAGCGCGGCTGCTGCAAGTCGCCCTCGCCGGCCGCTGACCGCTCACGTCCACG carries:
- a CDS encoding histidine phosphatase family protein, which translates into the protein MHDVYVVSHPHAEHSARDLVGGWYDSRLTPRGRRDARLVAEELQRRRDGAVRPVRITTSDLARCTETAQILAATLDVRVTPDRRLREISFGEAEGRPNDWLAHRQVPAPDHDRLDHRGPIPGAETRREVATRVGACVRELMADLGHDHIVVTHGYAQTFVITTWLLVPVEAAGFASFATEPGAITHLRLDDYWRNRSVLSLADTSHLNTDGV
- a CDS encoding CBS domain-containing protein; protein product: MHASQIAEDYPSVGMESDALAAARLLAEHRLPGIVVTDGDSTPRAVLPASQVVRFLVPRYVQDDPSLAGVLSESMADRIADGLRGKTVGQLLPEPKSKPIPPVAQADDTIVEVAALMARCRCPLIAVVDEGRMIGVITAARLLQVALAGR